The Methanoculleus marisnigri JR1 genome window below encodes:
- a CDS encoding ATP-binding cassette domain-containing protein, translating to MDPSPIREITILPGRNRHGEPERFDAITIRSGDTISIVGPTGSGKSAFINDIEVFARNDTATGRTVLVNGEYPPEEFVRDPAHKPVALITQNTRCLADLAVAEFLSMHVRSRRIADDGLVERTIALANEFTGEEIRSGARMTALSGGQTRSLLVADAVLIAAAPVLLLDEVENAGIFKERVIEVLRAGGKAVVFVTHDPLVSLLSARRIVMRDGAVERVIEPLDRENEALREALRLDGILRRMREQIRAGDLITGPVGA from the coding sequence ATGGACCCCTCACCCATCCGCGAGATCACGATCCTCCCCGGCCGAAACCGGCATGGCGAACCGGAGCGGTTCGATGCGATCACCATCCGGTCCGGCGACACGATATCCATCGTCGGCCCCACCGGTTCGGGGAAGAGCGCCTTCATCAACGACATCGAGGTCTTCGCCCGTAACGACACTGCCACGGGACGCACCGTCCTCGTCAACGGGGAATACCCTCCCGAAGAGTTTGTCCGCGACCCGGCGCACAAGCCCGTCGCCCTGATCACCCAGAACACCCGGTGCCTCGCTGACCTTGCGGTCGCCGAGTTCCTCTCGATGCATGTCCGGTCCCGCAGGATCGCCGACGACGGGCTTGTCGAGAGGACGATTGCCCTTGCAAACGAGTTCACGGGCGAGGAGATTCGTTCCGGCGCCCGGATGACCGCTCTCTCCGGGGGGCAGACCCGGTCGCTCCTGGTGGCGGACGCCGTCCTCATAGCGGCTGCGCCGGTCCTCCTCCTCGACGAGGTGGAGAACGCCGGGATCTTCAAGGAGCGGGTGATCGAGGTGCTCCGGGCCGGTGGGAAAGCGGTCGTCTTCGTCACGCACGATCCTCTGGTCTCCCTCCTCTCCGCCCGACGGATCGTGATGCGGGACGGGGCGGTCGAACGGGTGATCGAGCCTCTCGACCGCGAGAATGAGGCGCTCCGGGAGGCCCTCCGCCTCGACGGCATCCTCCGCCGGATGCGGGAGCAGATCCGGGCGGGCGACCTGATCACGGGACCGGTCGGGGCATGA
- a CDS encoding helix-turn-helix domain-containing protein — protein MLSRKIFEADFADALQEELARQDMSIRDLAERAGIPPATLYKLTSGRADPRLSTVRRIVNVLEPREKSFIAVIAARFLLDEIDNRDLPIGGKQYHIRGYAADSLEECIIAAVRADKEGALGIICAPILAPIVEKIADCPVAIIKPQQQTLIEAIETIAKRV, from the coding sequence ATGCTCTCGCGAAAGATCTTCGAAGCCGACTTTGCCGACGCGCTCCAGGAGGAACTAGCCCGGCAGGATATGAGCATCCGCGACCTCGCGGAACGGGCGGGGATCCCGCCCGCAACCCTCTACAAACTCACGTCGGGCAGGGCGGACCCACGCCTCTCGACCGTCCGGCGGATCGTCAACGTCCTCGAACCCCGGGAGAAGAGTTTCATCGCGGTGATCGCGGCCCGGTTCCTGCTCGACGAGATCGACAACCGCGACCTTCCCATCGGCGGGAAGCAATACCACATCCGGGGCTACGCGGCCGATTCCCTTGAAGAGTGCATCATCGCCGCCGTCCGGGCGGATAAAGAGGGGGCGCTCGGGATCATCTGCGCCCCCATCCTCGCGCCGATCGTGGAGAAGATCGCCGACTGCCCGGTGGCGATCATCAAGCCGCAGCAGCAGACGCTGATCGAGGCGATCGAGACGATAGCAAAGAGGGTTTAG
- a CDS encoding LolA family protein: MAVCVTAGCSIIPATPEPLPPDEALPPEEALPPGPEVAAKFAETYDSLQDFSATVTTVSDRGTFCELVWFKKPDRFRVNYLEGHPNNPEHHPAKEGDLVVFDGETQWHYVNATGEVLYVSARMRNYTFSEEYATGAFDALGLIRNLLADHECSLSGVRTEDGKMIYVLEVANTTRIADTPDPRRYPVYAVNAGVEKDSWILRRADFFNARGETVLIVEYHNVTWNTGIPESLFQYSPLEEAIVKPMRTVAITPPYTGP; the protein is encoded by the coding sequence ATGGCCGTGTGCGTGACGGCGGGCTGTAGCATAATCCCGGCTACCCCGGAACCTTTGCCACCCGACGAGGCTTTACCGCCAGAAGAAGCACTTCCTCCCGGCCCTGAAGTTGCCGCGAAGTTCGCCGAGACGTACGACTCGCTGCAGGATTTCTCTGCGACGGTGACGACCGTATCGGATCGCGGAACGTTCTGTGAATTGGTCTGGTTTAAGAAGCCGGATCGGTTCCGCGTTAACTACCTTGAAGGACATCCCAACAACCCTGAGCACCACCCCGCGAAGGAAGGGGATCTCGTTGTTTTCGATGGCGAGACGCAGTGGCACTACGTCAATGCTACCGGAGAGGTTCTCTACGTCTCTGCCCGGATGCGCAACTATACTTTCAGTGAAGAGTACGCGACGGGAGCTTTCGACGCTCTCGGCCTGATCCGGAACCTGCTTGCTGACCATGAGTGCTCGTTATCCGGGGTGCGAACCGAGGATGGAAAGATGATTTACGTGCTTGAGGTTGCGAACACCACCCGGATAGCGGACACTCCGGATCCCCGACGGTACCCGGTCTACGCCGTGAATGCCGGGGTTGAGAAAGATTCATGGATCCTCAGGAGAGCCGACTTCTTCAACGCCAGGGGCGAGACTGTCCTGATAGTAGAGTACCACAATGTCACCTGGAACACCGGGATCCCGGAGAGCCTGTTCCAGTACAGCCCGCTGGAGGAGGCGATCGTCAAGCCGATGAGAACCGTGGCGATTACCCCTCCCTACACCGGCCCCTGA
- a CDS encoding GTP-binding protein → MRLAVVAGPPSAGKTAVVRQTIRSLLDRYRIAYLKIDVVRAFEDEELAAEFSIPARKVCSGDLCPDHAGVMVMRDAIAWAEGEGADLLLVESAGLCLRCSPYTTQALGIVVLSAVSGTNTPLKMAAMLALADIAVVTRIDLVSQAEKEVFRERIREVNPDLDIVETNAVQGTGMRYLLRAIEGCPPITDPDTIVLRGAPPLGVCTLCIGKTEIGWQNHFGVVRRLEGADYLFRGD, encoded by the coding sequence ATGAGGCTCGCCGTCGTCGCCGGTCCGCCGTCGGCCGGGAAGACCGCCGTCGTGCGGCAGACCATCCGCTCTCTTCTGGACCGGTACCGGATCGCTTACCTGAAGATCGACGTCGTCCGGGCGTTCGAGGACGAGGAACTCGCGGCCGAGTTTTCGATCCCGGCACGGAAGGTCTGCTCCGGCGACCTCTGCCCGGACCACGCCGGGGTGATGGTGATGCGGGACGCCATCGCCTGGGCCGAGGGGGAGGGCGCCGACCTCCTCCTGGTCGAGAGCGCCGGGCTCTGCCTGCGCTGCTCTCCCTACACGACGCAGGCGCTCGGGATCGTCGTCCTTTCCGCCGTATCGGGGACGAACACGCCCCTGAAGATGGCCGCGATGCTCGCGCTCGCCGACATCGCGGTCGTGACCCGGATTGATCTCGTCTCCCAGGCCGAGAAGGAGGTCTTCCGGGAGCGGATCCGAGAGGTGAACCCGGACCTCGATATCGTGGAGACGAACGCCGTCCAGGGGACCGGGATGCGCTACCTCCTCCGGGCGATCGAGGGCTGTCCGCCGATAACCGATCCCGATACGATCGTCCTCCGGGGTGCGCCGCCGCTCGGGGTCTGCACCCTCTGCATCGGGAAGACCGAGATCGGATGGCAGAACCACTTCGGGGTCGTCCGGAGGCTCGAGGGTGCCGATTATCTCTTCCGGGGGGACTAG
- a CDS encoding carboxypeptidase-like regulatory domain-containing protein, which produces MNGTTRTLTLLLALLLAAVPAAGADLGPNQHLIPELKVNESIETIAISGVLSLQPEWDGSVTTGIPFGSIMVHTADARTLIFDSDGNQLLSISDELSAKVPTPAGVEKPCTWVHQLPNDSRVYHHDNATFIFGKAGNLILTVINEHPPPVEDPITINITSPAEGETVWIDVVPPRVAVVGEVHAPTGLHNVVVRSGTGEVSCGNRPEFACSVPVSAGENTITVVAGTHGRRAEKAVNVTVRIGLPPPPAIAVSGRVTDAGGNPVPGALVRFESVFTLDDEPLAGTNVTGEDGGYLVEGVFGYRQTITVEKEGYAPLREEFLFENPTNNLDLELEPSSRTVPGFDSAVGVLSLLGVFLLIGRRGW; this is translated from the coding sequence ATGAACGGAACAACCAGAACATTGACCCTCCTCCTCGCGCTGCTGCTCGCGGCCGTCCCGGCGGCGGGCGCAGATCTCGGTCCCAATCAACACCTGATCCCGGAACTGAAGGTGAACGAGTCGATCGAGACGATCGCCATATCCGGGGTGTTGAGCCTTCAGCCGGAGTGGGACGGGAGTGTGACCACCGGGATACCGTTCGGCTCGATCATGGTTCATACTGCCGACGCAAGAACACTGATCTTCGATAGCGACGGGAACCAACTGCTCTCCATCAGCGACGAACTCTCTGCAAAAGTCCCCACCCCTGCGGGTGTCGAGAAGCCCTGCACCTGGGTGCACCAGCTCCCGAACGACTCCCGGGTCTATCATCACGACAACGCGACCTTCATCTTCGGCAAGGCCGGGAACCTCATCCTGACCGTCATCAACGAGCACCCGCCGCCCGTCGAAGACCCGATCACCATCAACATCACCTCCCCGGCCGAGGGCGAGACGGTCTGGATCGACGTCGTGCCGCCCCGCGTCGCCGTCGTCGGGGAGGTCCACGCCCCCACGGGTCTGCACAACGTGGTTGTGCGGAGCGGAACCGGGGAGGTCTCGTGCGGGAACCGGCCCGAGTTCGCCTGCTCGGTCCCGGTCTCCGCCGGGGAGAACACGATCACCGTCGTGGCGGGCACCCATGGACGCCGGGCCGAGAAGGCCGTGAACGTGACCGTCCGTATCGGTCTCCCGCCGCCCCCGGCGATCGCCGTCTCGGGCAGGGTGACGGACGCCGGCGGCAACCCGGTTCCCGGTGCATTGGTGCGGTTCGAGTCGGTGTTTACGCTCGACGACGAACCCCTTGCGGGGACGAACGTGACCGGGGAGGACGGCGGCTACCTGGTGGAAGGCGTCTTCGGCTACCGGCAGACCATCACGGTCGAGAAGGAGGGCTACGCCCCCCTCCGGGAGGAGTTCCTCTTTGAGAACCCGACGAACAATCTCGACCTGGAACTGGAACCGTCGAGCCGGACGGTCCCGGGGTTCGATTCCGCGGTCGGGGTTCTCTCGCTTCTGGGGGTCTTCCTCCTCATCGGCCGGAGGGGGTGGTGA